The following is a genomic window from Saprospiraceae bacterium.
AAATCAAGCTATTAAGTATGCTTTGATTTCTGTCGCATTTACCTACAACAGGATGGACAAATCAAAGCTGACTGCAAGAATCAATAACATAACTAAGGGCAAAATAGCAGAATTCTTATTTTACGAATTCTGCAGACAAAACAGGTTGCTCATAGATCCTGAAGCATGCAGCTCACCATTCTGGAAACCTGATAACAGAGATTTTCTCTGGATAGGTTGTGAGTGGGATATCAAAAACAATTATTTCTATTGTTCAGATTTGGATTTTAAGAATTTTGACTGTACCATGCTACCAGCTTTGATACCCAATAAAACCCCTTATGATCAATGGTCAAAAAGAAATCACCACCTCATAGCTGACAGTAGATATAATGCTTTTGTATTTACATTTATGAGACTGAGACCCAATGATAAAAACTTTTTTTCCTTGTTTCTCAGCGAAGATCAACTTAGTTTAATCACTGCCATTGTTGATCAGTATAATAAGTCAAATCAACAGGATATGCCTTTTATGGATTCATGGTTTTTTCAAAAGCTTAATGAAAAAGGCCCAACAGAGTACATTGCATTAAACTATCATCCGGAAATCATTATCACTGGTTGTGCCAACCCAAGATATTGGGATATGTTTCAAGATATTCCGGCCAATGATGATTCCCTTCCTTACATTACACACACTCCTAACAGCAAGTGGTATCAGCAAAAAGATGGTTGGGTTTCATTTCTAAACGGAACTTTGGTAACAAAAATCAAAAACAAAACATGCCCCGTTTCTCTCCTGCCATCTTTCAGTTCAGTCATGAAAAATCACATGGGGTAAATGGCACAATTATTGCGTTTTAAATATTAAATAATTGCTGCATATAATGAATTTCAGTAAATGGGCTAATATCCTTAAATTGATATTGTTAAAAATAGTTGAAGAAATTGAAAGACGTATCAATGAAAAAAATGGTGTGGATACTTCTGATACATTCAGTCATTCTCTATATACATCGCTAAAATTTATCATTCTGGAACAGGTTGATGGACTCGTAGATGAAGTAGTTTCATATTCTAAGAGTCAGGTAAATTCATTGTCAGATTTGATAGCACAAAAAATGTCGATCATTCTGGCATCATTGGTTTATGTGCTGATACTCTTTGCGTTAGTGTTTTTGGTGTTTATTTTTTTGACAGTATCTTTGGCTTTATACCTTGGACATGTATTAGGACAAACATATTATGGATTTTTAATCACTGGAGGTACTATACTATTTATAACACTCATTATACTTTTTGTTGGTCATAAGTCAATTGCCTCATCCATCAAAAACCAAATAATAAAACTCATTTAAAATCATCAGTAAATTTCAACGGAAGTTACTAATTCCTCACCGACCTCAGAATTGATAATATTTATTATTTTCTCTTTTCCCATCAGCAGTTCTTTTTTTAACGGAGCAGATGTCAGATACACCTTCAGTAAGCCATCTTTAAAATATAACTTACTCGTATAGCCAGCTATAGTAAGTCCCATCTGATTTTTCCAAATTTCTTCTATCCTGACAGTAGCATATCCTTTTCCGACTCTGGAGTTGGACTGCAGAAATTCATGAAGAACATCTCTTATCGGCTTGTCATTGTGTCTTCCCATTAGTATCTAACATAATAAATTATATCATTGTTTTGAACAATTTTGGCAGGACTATGTTAGTTGGCATTCATTCAATAATATTACAAATCATGTTTTCAAAAATTCTAATCATCATGCTTTTATCAGTTACAAGTTTAATTGGCAATTTTTTCAATTCAGAAAATGTACTTACTGCACCAAAACATATTTTAAAAAAGAATGCAAAAGACACAATTTCTTTTCATTCATTAACTGCAATTGACATCGATGGAAATGAATTAAAAATGAAAAAATATAAAGGTAAAAAAATCATCATTCTGAATGTAGCTTCAAAATGTGGTTACACACCTCAATATGCTGACTGGCAGGCCTTTTACGAAAAAAACAACTCAAAATTTGAAGTTTTGGGATTTCCTTGCAATCAGTTCTTAGGGCAGGAACCCGGCACTGCAGAAGAAATAGAATCCTTTTGTCAGAAAAACTATGGCGTCACTTTCCAGATGTTTGATAAAATTGATGTGAAAGGCGACGATCAAAGCCCAATTTATAAATGGCTTACCGATCCTGCGCAAAATGGTTGGAACAACACAGTACCTAGTTGGAATTTCTCCAAGTACCTTGTGGATGAAAATGGCAAATTATTAAATTATTTTGGCCCCAAGATCAAACCTGACAGCCCGGAGTTTTTGGCTGCTATCAAGTAAAAGTTTTATATCATAAATAATTGTTAAACCAGATATTACATATGTGACATTTGGATCCTTTTTCGTCTATAGTTTTATAAATTTAAGAAATTGGTTTGATGAAATATTGATTTTTAATTTTATTATCAATAGCTTTTCAAACCAATTTTTATTTATTTTAAATAATCAAAATTTAACTTTATTATGAGGAACTTTTTTAAAATTTCATTTAGTTTACTAATTATTTCGCTTTTTTTAGTTTCATGTGGTGAGGAAGGTATCATCAACCCTACCGTCAATCCTCCCGTGGTAAATCTGGCTTCCGGAACAGGAATTACATCAGGAGATGCCACACTCAACATTGGGGAATCATTTACAGTACAGATTACTGCATCCAAAGGTACAAACCCTATGAAATCACTTACGATAGAAGAAGCCGGAAACAGAATTGATATCGGCAGATTAACCTTCTCAACAGGTGGCGGTGCAAATCCACTTTTGCTTACAGGAGCTACGAGTTCAACACTAGATATTAAAGTTACCATCAAGGTCCACACTGATGTATCAACAAAAGCCTACAAATTTACTATAGCAGATGATGCTGGAAATCAATCAGGTAAAACAATCAATATCACTACCAAAGGAACACCTCCAATCATTTCTGAACCAACAGTAGACCATAAAGTTGATGTCAATGTAAATGCACTTTTTTCAACAAAATTTAAAGTTGCAAAAGGAACTGCCCCACTGCAATCTATAGAAGTATTGATAGATGATGTCAGGGCTAAAGATTCTTCAAGGTTTTTTTATCAGGAACTTACGAAACCTTTTAATGCCAACCCATATGCCATTCCAACAGCAGACAAGGATAACTTAGAGAAAGATATTATCATCAGAGCTCCATTAACACCTGGTATTTATAAGTACACTATTAAATTTATTGACGCTACTGGTCTTTCATCAAGTAAAAACATCACTGCTACAGTAGGTAAAAAAGTAACTATGCTTCAGAGCATACTGCTCAATCAGTCTGGACCGGACGGCCAGGGTGGCTTGGACCTTGATACTGGTAAAAGCACAGGAACTGTAACTTCTGATCCAACAACAGCTACAGCGGAAATAAGAGATGAAGGTATTGTAAATCTCACCAATGACCCGACATGGAAGCAGCAGATATCAGGAATGAATGGATCCGTAATAAAATATATCATCAAAGGAAAAAATGGAATCCCTGAAACTTTCAAGTTTGAAGATGTGGCATTTAGTGAGCAGATTGCATCCCTATTCGGTAACGGAACAAATTTCACTCTAAAAAGCACCACAGGAAATCGGGATGTATCAGACAAAGTTGCTGTAGGTGATGTGTTTGTTGTAAAAAATGGTGACAAACACTTTTTGCTCATCGTGAAAAATGTCAAAATAACCACTACAGATAATCTGGACAGTTATACATTTGATGTAAAATTCTAAGTTTGATTTACATTATCATTTCAGATTTTAAAGATATATCTTCGGGTATTTTAAATTTAAATTCTTTTAAAAAAGATTTTCTGATGCCATTCCTTATTGATTTAGGGAGTGGCATCAACATTTTATTTTGATATTGTTTATAAAATATCACATATTGCTTTATCTTTGAGTTTTGACCTTTCATGTTTGTGAAATCTTTATTAAAAAAAATCCTGCTAATATTTCTATTGGTCATAGTGATGCTGACCCTAAGATCTCTATGGTATGCAGGCTTTTTCAGTACCATCAAAATGAATGGCCAATATAATGAGAAAATAATCAAAGGTCTGATCGGTGCCGAAGACATCACTATTGACCAAAAAAGTGGAAAAGCTTTTGTTTCTACTTGTGACAGAAGAGGAATAGCCGCTGGAAAAGACATAAAAGGAGCCATCTATTTACTTGACTTAAATAAAATGGATATTGAAGCGAGAAATCTGACAGGCGCATTCAAGCAGGAAGATTTCAGGCCGCATGGTATTTCTTTATATGTTGATCCCACAGACACAACAAAGTGGCTTCATGTGATCAATCATAGGAAAGAAGGGCATTTTGTAGAGGTGTTTCGTTATACAGATACTTCCCTTATCCATGTCCAGACGATAAAAAGTAATCTATTCATAAGTCCTAATGACATTGTGGCTACGGGAACCAATACTTTTTATTTCACCAATGATCATAGTGAAGAAATAGGAGCACTAAGAACAATAAAAGACTTTTTGTTAATTGGGACAGGGAGTGTGGGTCATTATGATGGAAATACTGTAAAAATTCTCGCTAATGACATACGCTATGCAAATGGGATAACAATAGATCGGGACGGTAAAAAATTATTTGTGGCTGCATGTACTGACGGAAGTATTCATGTCTATGACATAGAACCTTTCCAAATGACCGGCAAAATCAAATGTAATACTGGTGTGGATAATCTGGAATGGGATGAAGAAGGCCATCTTTGGGTTGGTGCCCACCCTAAATTATTGAAATTTCTCAGTCATGCCGCCGATGCCAATAAGAAAAGTCCGTCACATGTAATTAAAATAGAACTGAATAATTTGGAAAATCCTACTATAAAAAACTATTATATAAACGATGGAGTTCTTTTTTCAGGCTCATCAGTTGCCGCTGCCTACAAAAATAAAATATTGGTAGGAAGTGTCTTTGAAGACGGTATATTGATTTTGGATAATTCAAAGAGTGCTATTAAATAGTGTCTACCACAGTGATATAGGTATTTTCACAACCTCCAAGTGAATAAAATAGTCTGCTGAATTTTCAATATTATCTTACGCCATAAAAAGATAAAACTCTTTAGTTAGATTTTGAAATTCAGGAGTATAGTCATTGGGTTGTGTACTGTTATGTATGATCAATGTTTCGGATTTATATACATGATTGTATTTCATTGCAAATCTTATCAACAAACGTTCGATGCCCTTGTCTTCCCGAGGCATTACTTCTGTAAGTTTCACTACTCCAAAATCGTACTTTGTTGCCAATTCAATGAACCTAAGTCCTTCTATGTAAGGCAATATCACATCAAAATGACCATCATGAGACAATAAATTTCTCACTGTGTTAAGCAAGTCGACATGAGAAAGTTTGATTGTATGCCTTACATTTGCTTTATTTTCATTGAGTGAAAATGTACCACCTGAAAAAAATGGCGGATTGCTCACTATAAGGTCATATTTTTCGGACGTGGATGACATATAGTCCTGAACTGACTGGTAAATGGATGTAAGCCTAGCATGGAAAGGACTATTTTCCATATTAATTTTAGCCTGAATACTTGCGTTTTCATCTATTTCGATACCATGAGATATTATCTTCAGACTTTTTTGGGCTATCATGATAGCAATAAGCCCAGTGCCTGTACCAATATCCAGGGACTTCTTTTTGTTACTTAAATCAGTCCATGCACCAAGTAAAACCCCATCTGTGTTCACCTTCATTGTGCAGCGATCCTGGCGAATTTCAAATTGCTTGAATCTAAAACCATCAGGGTCGTTTTTGCTCCTTTGCATGTTGCATACTATAGTTTTAGTGTTTTTACAAACAGTTTTCCAGTTGAATCATATAATTCAAAAATATAAATTCCTGGCGCAAACTGATTCACATTGATCTCGTTCTTGCCAATCAAAATCTCATATACTCCTTTGATCCTTCCCTGAATATCAGTTATTTTCAATTTCAGATCCTTTTCAGCTGAAATCAGCACAATATCAATAAACGGATTGGGATATATACTAACAATACTTTCAGGCAATTGGTCAATCGAAGTCCTGATATAGTCCAGACAATCACTAAAGTAGGTACAATTTCTGAAAGTTATACCCAAAGAATATTTTCCTGATTTAAAAAGCGGGAAAATGGATGACGTTGCTCCTAAAAACGGTACTCTGGTATTGTTATTAGTACACTCATACCACTGATATTTAGCTCCGTCAATAACAAATGCCGATAGAGTGTCGCGTACTACAAATACTGCAGGAATAAAGTTGGTAATTCTTAATTCAAATCTGATAATGCTGTCACAACCCTTTGTTGTTTTTAGATTTTCAACAAATTTACCTGGATTCAAATATGTGGAAGTACCGACTGTGACACTTTCACCTTTGCATCTGTCAAACAGCGTATCAATGATATATGAAGGGTTCACGTTTACAACTATTTGTAGAATACTATCACAACCATCTGATTTTTTTAAGGTCTCTGTATAGATTCCTTTTTCTTTATACGTTTTACCATTCAATACAAAGACATTGCCATTGCATAGGGTGATATTTTGTGTTGTTGTCACATGTTTATGTTTGACTTGATGAGTTTCAATGCTATCGCAGCCATTTTGAGCTGGATATTTGAAGGCAAGCGTTTGAGGAGTTTTATAATAAACACCTTTTACCAGGGCTGAATCACCAGGGCAAATGAAGTAATCAAATGTTTTATTGGCTTTTTGCTTTACTGTCAGGACGATCGTAACGATGCTGTCACAACCAAAAAAATTCTTGAAAGGTATATTGTAACTGCCGGATGCTGTCAACCTTGAGCTTCCTGCTATCAAAGTATCACCATCGCAGATACTTACAGAAATGGTATTATTTCTTAAAAATACTTTCAGATTTGTAGTGATGATACTGTCACATCCTTTTGATGATCGCAGAGTATCTTGATACAATCCCTGAACTTTGTAGACTTTTGAGCTCACTTTGACACTATCTCCCTCACATATTGAATACATTTTTAAAGTCGGAACCACTTTAGGCACAACAACTACGCCTGAAAATACAGTGCTGTCACAACCTGCTGCATTTTTGAAAAGATCAATATAATTTCCAGATGTTTTGTAAATTTTGCTACCAACTGCCACACTGTCTCCTTCACAAATTTGATAAAATCTGGTAGAAGATGAAAGTGATTTAACTTCCAACATTGTTGTAATAACACTGTCACAACCTAATGATGAGACCAAGGTATCTTTAAAAGTCCCTGACACAGTATAGTCTTTGTTACCCACTTTCAAACTATCGCCAAAACAAATATTTTTTTGGAGTAGAACATCTCTTTTTGCTATTTTTATATTGACAATTTTCAGGTCTTTGCACCCATTAACATTAGCAGACTCCTGAATAAATGTTCCGCTTGAATTGTACACTACATTTCCAATGGTTATTGATGTACCTTCGCAAAGAGTGTGATTGATGGTTTCAATGCTGGTTGGTTTGACAGAAACATTTGATATGATGATACTGTCACACCCTTTCTTTGTTTTAAATACATTGGTGTAGACACCAGCAAAAGTGTATCTGGAACTACCTACTTTAACAGTATCCCCGGGACAAATTTGATAGTTATCATTAAACTTATAACTCTTATTTAAAACAATTTCAGTTACTAAGACACTGTCACATCCGGCAATTGATGTCAGAGAGTCTGTAAAAACACCAGCAGAGGTATATCTGCTATTTCCAATTTTGATGGTATCACCTTCACATAATTCCAGAATTTGATATTTTAGTGAATCTTTAAATACTTGTATATCAATCTTTCTACATTGATCATTTACGACACAACCTCCCCACCCTTTTACAAAAAAACTGGTATTATCCAATACGGGAATATTCAAAAATGGACCAGCAGCAAAAGTGAGATTGTCACATTTTTCTCTTTGCCATGACCATTGGGTTGCACTATTCAGGTGTCCTTCCACAATTTGTATGAAAACATTTTCTCCATAACATAAGTTGGGTCTCACCACTCTGAGTTCCTTAATATAAGGATTTACACATACGAAAACATTAATCATAAAGGCATCTAATCCACCATTTGAAAATATATTGAGTTCAGAAAGCCGCCCCGGATCAAAATCCACGATGGCGCCAAATCCTCCACCCACTATAATCTCACCATTTGCCTTCAAAGCAATTTTATGTACTTGCTCATTACTTATACCTCCAAAACTAAAATGATCATTGTACGATCCATCCTGATTGTATAATGCCACAAACCCATCAGCTCCACCATTTGAATCACTAAAATTGGCTACGGATGAAGGGTCAAAATCCACCTTATTTCTGTATGTACCTGCAAGGTAGATTATGCCATTACTATTTACAATAACATGTCCAGGTACATCATTATTGGTATCTCCATATCCATTCACCCATTGAGTTATACCATCTCTATTGAGTTTCAATAAAAAAATATCTTGTGCCCCCTTGGACTGAAGTGTTTGAGTAGTACTACCAAACCCTACCGTTTCGGAAAATCTACCTGTGAGTATGATGTTTTTATCCTTATCAATTGCAATAGAATGACCGTAGTCTACATTAATGCCTCCATATGCTTTTGCCCATAAAAAGTTGCCTGATTCAGATAGTTTCAATAAAAATATATCCGTTAATCCTTTACTCAATTGTGTATGTTCGCCATTGTTTGGGTCAAAATCAACGCTAGCTCTAAAATCACCAGTGATATAGATATTGTTTTCATTATCTACAGTATGATGAGTGCCAAAATCCTGATCAATGCCACCAACTTGTTTTAAAAAAATGGTTGCACCTGTAATTCTATTGATCTTCAAAATAAAAATATCATTTCCACCATTAGTTATAAGATTTCGATTGTCCGGAAAGCTAGCCAAACCATCAAAATTCCCGGAAACAACTATATCTTCAATCGGTCCCGCCGAAACAGTTTTTGCAACAACAGGAAGATCAGAAACTATCTTTTGTGCCCATTGAAAGGTGCCTTCACTATTCAATTTAATAATAAAAGCACCAAATGAATTTGATGGAGTAGAAAGTATAAGTGTCGAGTCCAAAAATAATGAGTCTCTGAAACTACCAACAATATAAACATTATTCTGATTGTCTGCGACTATATCCTGAGCAATATCCTGTGATTTACTTCCGACTTGCCGGACCCATTGCTGAATTCCAGCCGGCGAACTTTTCCTTATGAGAATATCTTCCTGCCCGCGTGTGGACTTAAATACATTAAAGGCAATTGAAACATTTCCCGTAAAATTGGTAATATCATAAACATTCTGATTGATGTCCAAAGAAATTCCGGCACAATAGTCAGTAGTAATACCACCGATTTTGTATATCCATTTTAATTCCTGAGAATAAGAATTAAAAGGAAGTAAAAAAATCCCAAATACGATGAAATATCGAAAAAAACTATTTTTCATTTTTCAAACCGGTTTTAGTGTGTACATATGTATGAAATAGAGTACCAAAATTGTGCCGTTTTCTACGTTTTGGTCATGATTTGATATAATTACACATTAAAATGAAATTTGAGCTACGAATAAGTTTTAATCTCAAATTTTACAAAGACTTCCCAATTCAAAATTATTATCCACTTGTTTAAAAAATCGTATTATTTTTAAAATCTGCATAGTCAACTCCAATAACTTTTAGAATTCACTATTTTATACGTTTTTTTTCAATTTTCTTCTTCAAAGTCTCATTGGAGTAGATTCGATAATGGTGGTTACAATTTATGTTTTGATGATTCTCAAAAAGATAAAAACATAAATGGTCGCCCCCCAGCGACCATTTATAAAATTATAATCCCATAAACATATCCATAATGATGTCGAAATGAAGGTATTCTGATCTGATCATACTTTTTTATATGATACTCAAAATTTTCACTAATTCAATAACTGCTTCAAAATTGATGATACAAAGGTAATATGCAGAGTATCACAATAAAAATACAAAATCTATAGGAAATAACATTTAAATAAAATAAATATAATTATTTTATATGTTTTGTGTTGTTGAGCTATTTGCACAGCTGGTTAATGCTAAAGAAATTTCAGTTGCATATATTTAAGCAAGATGATCATTTGCAACTTAATATTTTTGAAGGAAATATTGTTTTGGTACACCAATTTCATGAAGTTCATTACATTTGCACATACGAGTTTAGTACAAATAATAAATAAATACATTATGACCTTAAATTTAATTAAAATCCTTTGGGTAATTGTATTGCCAATAATAATACTTTTTGCGTGTAAACATACGGACCAAGGTAC
Proteins encoded in this region:
- a CDS encoding DUF721 domain-containing protein, with product MGRHNDKPIRDVLHEFLQSNSRVGKGYATVRIEEIWKNQMGLTIAGYTSKLYFKDGLLKVYLTSAPLKKELLMGKEKIINIINSEVGEELVTSVEIY
- a CDS encoding SBBP repeat-containing protein encodes the protein MKNSFFRYFIVFGIFLLPFNSYSQELKWIYKIGGITTDYCAGISLDINQNVYDITNFTGNVSIAFNVFKSTRGQEDILIRKSSPAGIQQWVRQVGSKSQDIAQDIVADNQNNVYIVGSFRDSLFLDSTLILSTPSNSFGAFIIKLNSEGTFQWAQKIVSDLPVVAKTVSAGPIEDIVVSGNFDGLASFPDNRNLITNGGNDIFILKINRITGATIFLKQVGGIDQDFGTHHTVDNENNIYITGDFRASVDFDPNNGEHTQLSKGLTDIFLLKLSESGNFLWAKAYGGINVDYGHSIAIDKDKNIILTGRFSETVGFGSTTQTLQSKGAQDIFLLKLNRDGITQWVNGYGDTNNDVPGHVIVNSNGIIYLAGTYRNKVDFDPSSVANFSDSNGGADGFVALYNQDGSYNDHFSFGGISNEQVHKIALKANGEIIVGGGFGAIVDFDPGRLSELNIFSNGGLDAFMINVFVCVNPYIKELRVVRPNLCYGENVFIQIVEGHLNSATQWSWQREKCDNLTFAAGPFLNIPVLDNTSFFVKGWGGCVVNDQCRKIDIQVFKDSLKYQILELCEGDTIKIGNSRYTSAGVFTDSLTSIAGCDSVLVTEIVLNKSYKFNDNYQICPGDTVKVGSSRYTFAGVYTNVFKTKKGCDSIIISNVSVKPTSIETINHTLCEGTSITIGNVVYNSSGTFIQESANVNGCKDLKIVNIKIAKRDVLLQKNICFGDSLKVGNKDYTVSGTFKDTLVSSLGCDSVITTMLEVKSLSSSTRFYQICEGDSVAVGSKIYKTSGNYIDLFKNAAGCDSTVFSGVVVVPKVVPTLKMYSICEGDSVKVSSKVYKVQGLYQDTLRSSKGCDSIITTNLKVFLRNNTISVSICDGDTLIAGSSRLTASGSYNIPFKNFFGCDSIVTIVLTVKQKANKTFDYFICPGDSALVKGVYYKTPQTLAFKYPAQNGCDSIETHQVKHKHVTTTQNITLCNGNVFVLNGKTYKEKGIYTETLKKSDGCDSILQIVVNVNPSYIIDTLFDRCKGESVTVGTSTYLNPGKFVENLKTTKGCDSIIRFELRITNFIPAVFVVRDTLSAFVIDGAKYQWYECTNNNTRVPFLGATSSIFPLFKSGKYSLGITFRNCTYFSDCLDYIRTSIDQLPESIVSIYPNPFIDIVLISAEKDLKLKITDIQGRIKGVYEILIGKNEINVNQFAPGIYIFELYDSTGKLFVKTLKL
- a CDS encoding SMP-30/gluconolactonase/LRE family protein — encoded protein: MKSLLKKILLIFLLVIVMLTLRSLWYAGFFSTIKMNGQYNEKIIKGLIGAEDITIDQKSGKAFVSTCDRRGIAAGKDIKGAIYLLDLNKMDIEARNLTGAFKQEDFRPHGISLYVDPTDTTKWLHVINHRKEGHFVEVFRYTDTSLIHVQTIKSNLFISPNDIVATGTNTFYFTNDHSEEIGALRTIKDFLLIGTGSVGHYDGNTVKILANDIRYANGITIDRDGKKLFVAACTDGSIHVYDIEPFQMTGKIKCNTGVDNLEWDEEGHLWVGAHPKLLKFLSHAADANKKSPSHVIKIELNNLENPTIKNYYINDGVLFSGSSVAAAYKNKILVGSVFEDGILILDNSKSAIK
- a CDS encoding methyltransferase, encoding MQRSKNDPDGFRFKQFEIRQDRCTMKVNTDGVLLGAWTDLSNKKKSLDIGTGTGLIAIMIAQKSLKIISHGIEIDENASIQAKINMENSPFHARLTSIYQSVQDYMSSTSEKYDLIVSNPPFFSGGTFSLNENKANVRHTIKLSHVDLLNTVRNLLSHDGHFDVILPYIEGLRFIELATKYDFGVVKLTEVMPREDKGIERLLIRFAMKYNHVYKSETLIIHNSTQPNDYTPEFQNLTKEFYLFMA
- a CDS encoding glutathione peroxidase, whose amino-acid sequence is MFSKILIIMLLSVTSLIGNFFNSENVLTAPKHILKKNAKDTISFHSLTAIDIDGNELKMKKYKGKKIIILNVASKCGYTPQYADWQAFYEKNNSKFEVLGFPCNQFLGQEPGTAEEIESFCQKNYGVTFQMFDKIDVKGDDQSPIYKWLTDPAQNGWNNTVPSWNFSKYLVDENGKLLNYFGPKIKPDSPEFLAAIK